A window of the Desulfobacula toluolica Tol2 genome harbors these coding sequences:
- a CDS encoding DUF2156 domain-containing protein: MCRAEAVLQAPPKKTRLPELNRFDLKDRGMIQTYIDTFKPLSCEYNFSNLFAWQDAYQLTWTLYQERLLIYDNVSQCGFIPLGEDFCPEELVVLSLNLKDMGLTPDFYLVTPDYLRRFPWIENYYEVREERDYSEYIYDVNSLCELTGKKLHKKRNLISQFKRAYPDFEVHPLKGEYKSKALELTKELMSRSKLNSKTLDHEFCALKTSFDYFEDLGLEGLAITIGSRMVAFSVFSRLSRSTYDIQFEKSDIEFKGVSQVINHETALYLKDKCFYLNREQDLGIKGLRQAKLSYQPLKLITLYSLVFSPLN; this comes from the coding sequence ATGTGCAGGGCAGAAGCGGTTTTACAGGCTCCCCCAAAAAAAACAAGACTTCCTGAGTTAAACCGATTTGATTTAAAAGACCGGGGGATGATTCAAACCTATATTGATACTTTCAAGCCCTTGTCCTGCGAGTATAATTTTTCAAACCTTTTTGCCTGGCAGGATGCTTACCAGCTTACCTGGACCTTGTACCAGGAACGGCTTTTGATTTATGATAATGTTTCTCAATGTGGATTTATCCCTTTGGGAGAAGACTTTTGTCCTGAAGAACTTGTTGTCTTGTCGTTAAATTTAAAAGATATGGGTCTGACACCTGATTTTTATCTTGTCACACCGGATTATTTGAGAAGATTTCCATGGATTGAAAATTATTATGAGGTCAGAGAAGAGCGCGATTATTCAGAATACATCTATGATGTTAACAGCCTGTGTGAACTTACCGGGAAAAAACTGCACAAAAAAAGAAATTTGATATCACAGTTCAAGCGAGCCTATCCTGATTTTGAGGTTCATCCATTAAAAGGAGAGTATAAATCTAAAGCTCTGGAGCTGACAAAAGAATTGATGAGCCGCAGCAAACTGAACTCAAAAACCCTTGACCATGAGTTTTGTGCATTAAAAACATCATTTGATTATTTTGAAGATCTTGGTTTGGAAGGGCTTGCCATAACAATTGGAAGCCGGATGGTCGCATTTTCTGTTTTCAGCCGATTGAGCCGGTCCACCTATGACATTCAGTTTGAAAAATCTGATATTGAATTTAAGGGGGTGTCCCAGGTTATCAATCATGAAACAGCACTCTATCTTAAAGATAAGTGTTTCTACCTTAACCGGGAGCAGGATCTTGGCATCAAGGGGCTTCGCCAGGCAAAACTGTCCTATCAGCCTTTAAAGCTGATCACCCTGTACAGCCTTGTTTTCTCCCCACTGAATTAA
- the speE gene encoding spermidine synthase: MKNYSKIKNGWFSEICPMWPGIALSLEIEEVLYSNKSKFQQIDLYQTRNHGKMLVLDGIIQLTQSDEFAYQEMLAHVPLFAHPNPENVLVIGGGDGGVLREIARHACVKIIDFCEIDEEVIKVSKEFLPDMACGFDDPRVRVHIGDGNSYLREQKNKYDVIIVDSSDPIGPGEALFERPFYENLKAALRQNGIIATQGESFFMHKECVANLVKITKELFEVQAYSYILVPTYPGGNIGVCLGSLGPQLKTPCRTMSDAIQKQLNYYTPKIHEASFVLPYFAQKMFETL; the protein is encoded by the coding sequence ATGAAAAATTATAGTAAAATAAAAAACGGCTGGTTTTCGGAAATATGTCCCATGTGGCCCGGCATAGCTTTGTCTCTTGAGATCGAAGAGGTTTTGTACAGCAACAAGAGCAAATTTCAGCAGATTGACCTGTACCAAACCCGGAACCATGGTAAAATGCTTGTCCTGGATGGTATTATCCAGTTGACGCAGTCAGATGAATTTGCTTACCAGGAGATGCTGGCCCATGTGCCTTTGTTTGCCCACCCCAATCCTGAAAATGTTCTGGTCATTGGGGGCGGAGATGGGGGCGTTTTAAGGGAAATTGCCCGCCATGCCTGTGTGAAAATCATTGATTTTTGTGAAATTGATGAAGAGGTCATCAAGGTATCAAAAGAATTTTTGCCTGATATGGCCTGCGGGTTTGATGATCCAAGGGTCAGGGTTCATATTGGGGATGGAAACTCCTATCTCCGGGAACAAAAAAATAAATACGATGTGATTATTGTGGATTCTTCCGATCCCATTGGTCCGGGGGAGGCCTTGTTTGAAAGGCCATTTTACGAAAATTTAAAAGCCGCACTTCGTCAAAACGGAATCATTGCCACTCAGGGTGAATCTTTTTTTATGCACAAGGAGTGCGTTGCCAATCTTGTGAAGATTACAAAAGAGCTGTTTGAGGTTCAGGCATATTCCTATATACTTGTTCCAACATATCCGGGTGGTAATATAGGCGTCTGCCTGGGATCTTTAGGCCCTCAATTAAAAACTCCTTGCCGCACTATGTCTGATGCAATTCAAAAACAATTAAACTATTATACACCAAAAATCCATGAGGCTTCTTTTGTTCTGCCTTATTTTGCCCAAAAGATGTTTGAAACCTTATAA
- a CDS encoding CBS domain-containing protein, whose product MITAKDIMKKDVISISPDTDITKAVEILLSNHINGVPVVDSNGILKGILCQSDLIFAQKDIPFPPIFVLLDGIIPLSSSKKLNSELKKIAATKVEQAMVKNPISVHPDTPVSEIASLMVEKHFHTLPVVDKNKLVGIIGKEDILKILISRSKNN is encoded by the coding sequence ATGATAACAGCAAAAGATATTATGAAAAAAGACGTTATATCCATTTCCCCTGACACAGATATCACCAAAGCGGTTGAAATTCTTTTAAGCAATCATATCAACGGTGTTCCCGTAGTTGATTCAAATGGAATCCTTAAAGGAATTTTATGCCAGAGTGATTTGATTTTTGCACAAAAAGACATTCCGTTCCCCCCAATTTTTGTCCTCCTTGACGGGATTATCCCATTGTCATCCTCTAAAAAACTGAATTCGGAACTCAAGAAGATTGCAGCCACAAAAGTAGAGCAGGCCATGGTAAAAAATCCCATTTCAGTCCATCCTGATACCCCTGTTTCTGAAATTGCAAGCCTGATGGTTGAAAAACATTTTCATACCCTCCCGGTGGTAGATAAAAACAAACTTGTAGGCATTATCGGAAAAGAAGATATTTTAAAAATTTTAATCTCCAGAAGTAAAAACAATTAA
- the speD gene encoding adenosylmethionine decarboxylase, whose translation MLDKNKKFIDDSRKENCFALGRQLTIEYYECSTKALLDKTLVEKALLDAAQKSGATVINSIFHKFEPQGISGVVVIAESHFTVHAWPEHDYAAVDIFTCGDNIDLEIAINSMKDSFESENVVISSDQNRGIISKAFEQKKVGQIVKKSEIYPISWKKEYESKNPWGVLTSVDIYDSDPNIISDAKSIKQFVYQLCDLIDMKRFGECQVVHFGDDEKVEGFSMTQLIETSLISGHFANPSNRIYLDVFSCKFYEPREVANFAMSFFKGDHYKIQIALRQ comes from the coding sequence ATGCTTGATAAAAATAAAAAATTTATTGATGACTCCCGGAAGGAGAACTGTTTTGCCTTGGGCAGACAACTGACAATTGAGTATTATGAATGTTCAACAAAAGCTCTTTTAGATAAAACCCTGGTAGAAAAAGCTCTGTTAGATGCAGCTCAAAAAAGCGGTGCAACCGTTATTAATTCAATATTCCATAAATTCGAACCCCAGGGGATCAGCGGGGTCGTCGTGATAGCAGAGTCTCATTTTACAGTGCATGCGTGGCCGGAACATGATTATGCTGCGGTTGATATATTCACATGCGGAGATAATATTGATCTGGAAATAGCCATCAATTCCATGAAAGATTCTTTTGAGTCTGAAAATGTTGTTATTTCTTCTGATCAAAACAGGGGAATTATTTCCAAAGCGTTTGAACAAAAAAAAGTGGGACAGATTGTTAAAAAATCAGAAATATATCCGATTTCCTGGAAAAAGGAATATGAGAGTAAAAATCCATGGGGTGTTTTAACGTCTGTGGATATTTATGACAGTGATCCGAATATTATCAGTGATGCAAAAAGCATTAAACAATTTGTATATCAATTGTGTGATCTGATTGATATGAAGCGGTTTGGGGAATGCCAGGTTGTTCATTTCGGAGACGATGAAAAAGTTGAAGGGTTCAGCATGACGCAACTTATTGAAACGTCATTGATTTCAGGTCATTTTGCCAATCCATCAAACAGAATTTACCTGGATGTATTCAGTTGTAAATTTTATGAACCCCGGGAAGTTGCTAACTTTGCAATGTCTTTTTTCAAAGGTGATCATTATAAGATCCAGATTGCTTTAAGACAATAA
- a CDS encoding GNAT family N-acetyltransferase encodes MGLYKDAGWWDSSFEEHPESLQSIVKDSALFVGAFAGQRLVGMGRALSDLASDAYIQDVAVLKTFRGKGIGEKIVQTLVKRLKEKGVDWIGLVAEPGTSSFYTKLGFETLKDHVPLKYKD; translated from the coding sequence ATGGGTCTTTACAAGGATGCTGGGTGGTGGGATTCTTCTTTTGAAGAACATCCTGAATCCTTGCAGTCTATTGTAAAAGATTCAGCCCTTTTTGTGGGTGCTTTTGCGGGACAAAGACTTGTCGGAATGGGACGTGCCCTTTCTGATCTTGCAAGTGATGCTTATATTCAGGATGTCGCAGTTTTAAAGACATTCAGGGGCAAAGGGATTGGTGAAAAAATTGTTCAAACACTGGTAAAACGATTAAAGGAGAAAGGGGTTGACTGGATAGGACTTGTTGCCGAGCCGGGAACCTCTTCGTTTTACACAAAACTGGGATTTGAAACACTCAAAGATCATGTTCCGTTAAAATATAAGGATTGA
- a CDS encoding cache domain-containing protein produces the protein MIDANFKYRNRLLFAFLIVFVPLILISSTIAYYQVKKILQTNIEKELQDTTLSLLNLIQTSAALSIKNRLHAIADKNLDIARYYYGKYQSGLLSRSEAITIIEEIFLSQSVGMKGYIYCINSQGIITVHPNEKIRNKNFSELDFIRQQIQIKKGYFEYDIKKDGESNKQSKALYMVYFEPLDWIISASSYREEFSSFLNIDDFRNSILSFKSGETGYAFVLSEDGDILVHPTMQGINLLRQSAYSNEFFKQIIKEKNGKIRYFWKNPNELKPREKITIFKYLPEYKWIVASSSYVDEVFSPLNTFRNFLVVFMILILLSSVWITYLISTSVTKPLVSLMDTLDQGARGDFSVRMDDDVPYEFGRLARQFNSFMGQLEQNQEKIKTEIQKNTEARAVIEEYDLRLRSLFNQSFQFTGLLSPLGMLEEVNQSSLDFVGYTAGDVMGKPFWQTPWWRHDPKVQQQVKDAVERAAQGDFIRFEITNTSKDDQIINMDVTIKPVLNSLGDVAFLIVEGRDITAYKLAAQEAKTLAVRLEKAQKMEAIGTLAGGIAHDFNNILSGILGYSELAQLNLDSPEKAKKYIELIVKGAQRAASLTRQILTFSRQSQTEPEKYPLNLYLVVKEALKLLRSSIPTSIKISENIVSKAKVLADSVQMHQLIMNLCTNAYHAMGENKGVLTVQLQEVKISKDKDVFDHIITKGRYLELEIADTGLGMDEKILLKAFDPYFTTKEVGKGTGFGLSMVHAIVESHGGYIKVESAEGKGTSFYIYLPLIDQETDFDFCGKEEKILKRGVEKIMIVDDEENIRLIGQAFLTSCGYSVDTFENGIKAFEAFEKDHDQFDLIVTDMTMPGMTGDELAKRVLKLRKDMPVILCTGYSETVSEEKALEMGIRKYVQKPVSNKDLAVLIREILDLKV, from the coding sequence ATGATTGATGCAAATTTTAAATATAGAAACAGGCTGTTGTTTGCTTTTTTGATTGTTTTTGTTCCGTTGATTTTAATCAGCAGCACCATTGCATATTACCAGGTCAAAAAAATTCTGCAAACAAATATTGAAAAAGAACTACAGGACACAACCCTTTCTTTATTAAACCTGATACAAACTTCTGCCGCACTTTCTATAAAAAACAGGCTTCATGCCATTGCCGATAAAAATTTAGATATTGCCCGTTATTATTATGGTAAATATCAATCTGGATTGTTGAGCAGGTCTGAAGCAATTACAATCATTGAAGAAATATTTTTAAGTCAGTCTGTTGGCATGAAAGGTTATATCTATTGTATTAACAGTCAAGGGATTATTACTGTTCATCCAAATGAAAAAATAAGAAATAAGAATTTTTCCGAACTTGATTTTATCAGGCAGCAGATACAAATTAAAAAAGGATATTTTGAATATGATATAAAAAAAGATGGGGAATCAAACAAGCAATCCAAAGCCCTTTATATGGTTTATTTTGAACCGCTTGACTGGATTATCTCAGCGTCTTCCTATCGTGAAGAGTTCAGCTCTTTTCTAAATATCGATGATTTCAGAAACAGTATTCTTTCTTTTAAATCAGGAGAAACAGGATATGCCTTTGTTCTGAGTGAAGATGGAGACATTCTGGTGCATCCCACCATGCAGGGGATAAACCTGTTAAGGCAATCAGCGTATTCCAATGAGTTTTTTAAACAGATTATTAAAGAAAAAAACGGGAAAATCAGATATTTCTGGAAAAATCCCAATGAATTAAAACCTCGGGAAAAAATAACTATTTTCAAATATTTGCCGGAATATAAATGGATTGTTGCATCTTCAAGCTATGTGGATGAAGTTTTTTCCCCGTTGAATACATTCAGGAATTTTTTAGTGGTTTTCATGATATTAATCCTCTTATCATCTGTCTGGATAACGTATTTAATAAGTACCTCTGTGACAAAACCGCTGGTATCATTAATGGATACACTGGATCAAGGTGCCCGGGGTGATTTTTCCGTTCGCATGGATGATGATGTCCCTTATGAGTTTGGCAGACTGGCTCGTCAGTTTAATTCTTTTATGGGCCAGTTGGAACAGAACCAGGAAAAGATTAAAACTGAAATTCAAAAAAACACAGAAGCCCGTGCCGTTATCGAAGAATATGATCTTAGGCTACGCAGCCTGTTTAATCAATCTTTTCAGTTCACGGGTCTGTTATCCCCTTTGGGAATGCTTGAAGAGGTCAATCAGAGTTCACTTGATTTTGTCGGATATACTGCAGGTGATGTTATGGGGAAACCTTTCTGGCAGACACCCTGGTGGCGTCATGACCCCAAGGTTCAGCAACAAGTGAAAGACGCTGTTGAAAGGGCTGCCCAAGGGGATTTTATTCGATTTGAAATCACAAATACTTCAAAAGATGATCAGATCATAAATATGGATGTCACCATAAAGCCTGTTTTAAATTCATTGGGTGATGTGGCGTTCCTGATTGTAGAGGGCAGGGATATCACAGCATATAAACTTGCAGCCCAGGAAGCAAAAACCTTGGCTGTGCGATTGGAAAAAGCCCAGAAAATGGAGGCAATCGGAACCCTTGCCGGTGGAATTGCCCATGATTTTAATAATATCCTGTCAGGAATTTTAGGGTATTCGGAATTGGCACAATTGAATCTGGACAGCCCGGAAAAGGCAAAAAAATATATTGAATTGATTGTCAAAGGTGCCCAGAGAGCTGCCAGCCTTACCCGGCAGATACTGACATTCAGCCGCCAGAGTCAGACAGAACCTGAAAAGTATCCGTTGAATTTATATCTTGTGGTAAAAGAAGCCCTTAAATTATTGCGTTCATCAATCCCTACGTCCATTAAAATCAGTGAAAATATTGTTTCAAAAGCAAAAGTCCTGGCTGATTCGGTCCAAATGCATCAGTTGATTATGAATCTTTGCACCAATGCCTACCATGCCATGGGAGAAAACAAGGGTGTTTTGACGGTCCAACTTCAAGAAGTTAAGATTTCAAAAGACAAAGATGTTTTTGATCATATTATCACCAAAGGAAGATATCTTGAGCTTGAGATCGCTGACACCGGTCTTGGGATGGATGAAAAAATTTTGTTAAAAGCGTTTGATCCGTATTTTACCACCAAAGAGGTGGGAAAGGGGACGGGTTTTGGTCTGTCCATGGTTCATGCCATTGTTGAATCACATGGCGGTTATATAAAAGTAGAAAGCGCGGAAGGGAAGGGAACAAGTTTTTATATCTACCTGCCTTTGATTGATCAGGAAACGGATTTTGATTTCTGTGGAAAAGAAGAAAAAATATTAAAACGCGGGGTTGAAAAAATCATGATTGTGGATGATGAAGAAAATATCCGCTTGATTGGTCAGGCATTTTTAACCAGTTGCGGTTACTCTGTTGACACCTTTGAAAATGGTATAAAAGCTTTTGAAGCATTTGAAAAAGATCATGATCAATTCGATTTGATTGTTACGGATATGACCATGCCAGGTATGACGGGTGATGAGCTTGCCAAAAGAGTACTCAAGCTTCGCAAGGATATGCCGGTTATTTTGTGTACAGGATACAGTGAGACTGTTTCAGAGGAAAAAGCACTTGAAATGGGCATTCGAAAATATGTTCAAAAACCGGTATCCAATAAAGATCTGGCAGTATTAATCCGGGAAATACTGGACCTTAAGGTATAA
- a CDS encoding oxidoreductase, which yields MDQIRKQDMTAYPFLFSPLQVGGHQMKNRLIALPVHTGFAYPDGTVSSWLIDFYTRLADSGVAMVVVANTAVSADGVVSKFNLRIDKDKFIPGLSKLAKAIQNKGAIACLQLNHAGRFAKTSRPLLPSAVTSENLSFNVESLKDFMEFFPFEKRFSLTRYLLGQFNKWRQAMTCDDRARVIEDFGLSAARACEAGFDMVELHGANGYLLCQYLSCFTNKIDSGFGGNFHERTTFPLAVIQSVKKNVPKNFPVGYRLIIREWVPQGIDLPEALAFAQVLEKNKIAYLSASAGTYNSIFSPAVLKNMAKTAYLKKDMAKLTAVVGIPTITSGRITTPLMADKLVKEGIADLIGLGRPLRVDPLWVAKAVDKNRKIIQCVNCNWCLKQVVLEQGFACSRWSEELRDRTRLEHQLMTRNYKPLWVICDIDDIYTFRKSLPLLIRAKKKNFFPTVLMLRQALQGRAVDQAQNKFIEWVKDVFDLNGYGDGTVNFVVKEHKGNLEKLVYDEICMGDYGQVFISSNSKEDWRDRLLYKQQGKVLARLCANIRQHKVIVPVDLSPATLLVMIFLRKTLIREKNFNISFVNVLTGKSSPVERQWEKMKKITKLKKNIPLEFIRPANNMGNNMTTNVISALVETIITRKYGTVIMGKRGLSGIKRWLLGSVSSGVLHRLTDQTLFLID from the coding sequence ATGGATCAGATTAGAAAACAAGACATGACCGCCTATCCTTTTCTTTTCAGCCCTTTGCAGGTTGGGGGGCATCAAATGAAAAACAGGCTGATTGCCCTGCCTGTTCATACCGGGTTTGCATATCCGGATGGTACTGTAAGTTCCTGGCTGATTGATTTTTATACCAGGTTGGCAGACTCTGGTGTGGCAATGGTGGTTGTCGCGAATACGGCTGTTTCCGCAGATGGCGTTGTTTCAAAGTTTAACCTTCGAATTGATAAAGATAAGTTCATCCCCGGTTTGTCAAAACTGGCAAAGGCGATACAAAACAAAGGTGCCATTGCCTGTCTTCAGCTTAACCATGCCGGACGGTTTGCGAAAACCAGCCGTCCGCTGCTGCCTTCTGCCGTAACCAGTGAGAATTTATCTTTTAATGTGGAATCATTAAAGGATTTTATGGAATTTTTTCCTTTTGAAAAACGGTTTAGTCTTACCCGATATCTTTTGGGGCAGTTTAATAAATGGAGACAGGCCATGACTTGTGACGATAGGGCAAGGGTCATTGAAGATTTTGGCTTATCTGCTGCCAGGGCATGTGAAGCCGGTTTTGACATGGTTGAACTTCACGGCGCAAACGGCTATCTTTTGTGTCAGTATCTGTCTTGCTTTACCAATAAAATTGACTCTGGTTTTGGGGGTAATTTTCATGAACGGACAACATTTCCCCTTGCTGTAATACAAAGCGTAAAAAAAAATGTTCCAAAGAATTTTCCCGTGGGATACCGTCTTATTATCAGGGAATGGGTTCCTCAGGGCATTGACCTTCCAGAAGCTCTGGCGTTTGCACAGGTTCTTGAAAAAAACAAAATTGCATATCTTTCAGCCTCTGCAGGGACATACAATTCCATATTTTCCCCGGCTGTATTAAAAAACATGGCCAAAACAGCCTATCTGAAAAAAGATATGGCCAAACTCACGGCCGTAGTAGGTATTCCGACTATCACATCCGGCAGGATCACCACACCTTTGATGGCGGATAAACTTGTCAAGGAAGGCATTGCAGATCTGATCGGTCTGGGAAGGCCTCTGAGGGTTGATCCATTATGGGTGGCCAAGGCTGTGGATAAAAATCGTAAAATAATACAGTGTGTGAATTGTAACTGGTGCCTGAAACAGGTGGTATTGGAACAGGGATTTGCCTGCAGCCGCTGGTCCGAAGAACTCCGTGACAGGACAAGGCTTGAGCATCAGTTGATGACACGCAATTATAAACCTCTGTGGGTGATTTGTGATATTGATGATATTTACACCTTTAGAAAATCTTTGCCGCTTCTTATCCGGGCCAAAAAGAAAAATTTTTTCCCCACGGTTTTGATGCTCAGGCAAGCCCTACAGGGAAGGGCTGTTGATCAAGCGCAAAATAAATTTATAGAATGGGTGAAAGATGTTTTTGATCTGAACGGCTATGGTGACGGGACAGTTAATTTTGTTGTGAAAGAACATAAGGGAAATTTGGAAAAACTTGTGTATGATGAAATTTGTATGGGCGATTACGGACAGGTTTTTATCAGTTCAAATTCAAAGGAAGACTGGCGGGACCGGTTGTTGTATAAACAACAGGGAAAGGTGCTGGCACGCCTTTGCGCCAACATCCGTCAGCACAAAGTTATTGTGCCGGTTGATTTGTCTCCTGCAACATTGCTGGTAATGATTTTTCTGCGTAAAACCTTGATTCGGGAAAAAAACTTTAACATAAGTTTTGTCAATGTCCTGACCGGAAAGTCAAGTCCGGTTGAACGTCAGTGGGAAAAAATGAAAAAAATTACAAAGTTAAAAAAAAACATTCCATTGGAATTTATCCGGCCTGCAAATAATATGGGAAACAATATGACAACCAATGTAATTTCAGCCCTGGTTGAGACGATTATTACCCGTAAATACGGGACGGTAATTATGGGAAAACGCGGTCTTTCAGGAATAAAACGTTGGCTGCTCGGCAGTGTTTCTTCGGGCGTTCTGCATCGGCTTACGGATCAGACCCTGTTTTTAATTGATTGA
- a CDS encoding universal stress protein, whose amino-acid sequence MRIEPKKILCAIDFSDFTNLIVSYGKSLAVEFNSKLCLCHIVPGTLMVSSHMPPYLDYAGIESERIRNAEERLEKLAEEIETECEIIVAAGHPPDEIEQISREKNMDMVIAATHGGSGVKRFLIGSVTNRLVKILECPFLVLHTPEDHMVSPVKDGIKLKRILVGCDFSPDSKLAFDYALSLAQEFQTQLYLAHIIRPMEHQVGEDISWIRAEHLNISKKTIEEEKEKKQIMFNRLEKQLINMVPEDSRNWCTPVTVILEGEPYKELIDYAEKKEMDMIILGVRGHSLLERFLVGSTTDRVISRSQCPVLAVRHVV is encoded by the coding sequence ATGAGAATAGAACCAAAAAAAATACTGTGTGCCATTGATTTTTCAGACTTTACAAATCTTATCGTATCTTATGGCAAATCACTGGCCGTGGAATTTAATTCAAAACTTTGTCTGTGCCATATTGTTCCGGGAACGCTTATGGTTTCAAGCCATATGCCTCCATATCTTGACTACGCAGGCATTGAAAGTGAGCGAATCCGCAATGCCGAGGAAAGACTTGAGAAACTGGCAGAAGAAATTGAAACTGAATGTGAAATAATCGTTGCTGCCGGCCACCCGCCGGATGAAATCGAACAGATTAGCCGCGAAAAAAACATGGACATGGTAATTGCCGCGACCCATGGAGGTTCAGGCGTAAAACGATTTTTAATCGGTTCTGTCACCAACAGGCTGGTAAAAATCCTGGAATGCCCTTTTCTGGTGCTGCATACACCTGAAGATCATATGGTTTCACCGGTTAAAGATGGTATAAAACTGAAACGAATTCTTGTGGGATGCGATTTTTCACCTGATTCCAAACTTGCTTTTGACTATGCCCTGAGTCTTGCACAGGAATTTCAGACACAACTTTATCTGGCCCATATAATCAGACCAATGGAACACCAAGTGGGTGAGGATATCAGCTGGATTCGTGCCGAACATCTGAATATATCCAAAAAAACAATAGAAGAAGAAAAAGAGAAAAAACAAATAATGTTCAACCGCCTTGAAAAGCAGCTCATCAATATGGTTCCGGAAGACAGCCGGAACTGGTGTACACCTGTTACCGTCATACTTGAAGGAGAGCCATACAAGGAACTGATCGACTATGCCGAAAAAAAAGAAATGGATATGATCATACTTGGGGTCCGGGGCCACAGCCTTTTAGAGCGTTTTTTAGTGGGATCTACAACTGATCGAGTCATCAGCCGATCTCAGTGTCCGGTTCTGGCAGTCCGCCACGTCGTATGA
- a CDS encoding MBL fold metallo-hydrolase — translation MFIKQFKYSTDNLGYLAYSRKEGIAIDAGSVDDILSFAEKNNIHIKYVTNTHSHYDHTPGNQALLEKTNAQFIDCRQIKSDQVIALDMEKIEAYYTPGHTDDSITFAADDFLVTGDTLFNGTIGNCFSGDLEAFFQSLKRLIALPGNTKIYAGHDYVIEAIKMAKIIEKDNPHFEAYIQKYNSGLIVSTLDDELSVNPYIRFNAQRMIHNLNKRNMPANTEFDRFKSIMEIY, via the coding sequence ATGTTTATTAAGCAGTTTAAGTATTCAACCGATAACCTTGGATACCTGGCATATTCAAGAAAAGAAGGGATTGCCATTGATGCAGGTAGTGTAGATGATATTCTGAGTTTTGCCGAAAAGAACAATATACATATCAAATATGTCACAAATACCCATTCTCATTATGACCATACTCCGGGCAACCAGGCGTTGCTTGAAAAAACAAATGCTCAATTTATTGATTGCAGACAGATCAAATCAGATCAGGTTATAGCGCTTGACATGGAAAAAATAGAGGCGTATTACACCCCCGGTCACACTGATGACTCAATAACATTTGCAGCAGATGATTTTCTGGTCACTGGTGATACATTGTTTAACGGGACTATTGGGAATTGTTTTTCAGGCGACCTTGAAGCGTTTTTTCAATCCCTGAAACGTTTGATTGCCTTGCCGGGAAATACCAAAATTTATGCTGGTCATGATTATGTGATTGAAGCCATTAAAATGGCAAAAATAATTGAAAAAGATAACCCGCATTTTGAAGCATACATTCAAAAATATAATTCCGGGTTAATCGTATCAACTCTGGATGATGAATTAAGTGTGAATCCTTACATACGGTTTAACGCCCAAAGAATGATACACAATTTAAACAAACGCAACATGCCTGCCAATACCGAGTTTGACAGATTTAAATCAATAATGGAAATTTATTGA